The DNA sequence AAGACGGCAAAACAGGCCGCGACTTAGTAGAAGAAGCGCTGCAGCTTGGCGCAGACTGTGTCGGAGGTATTCCGCATAATGAGTGGAGTCCTGAAGACGGAGCGGAATCAGTAAAAGAAATTGTGCGTTTAGCGGTTAAGTATGACAAACTCATTGACGTACACTGTGATGAAACAGATGATGCAGAAGCACGCTACCTTGAACAATTGAACGCAGAAGCAATGAAACAAGGTTATGGTCCATACACTACTGCATCTCATACATGCTCATTCGGTTCAGCGGATGTTGCATATGCATTCAGAATGATGGGCTTATTCCGTCAATCTGGTTTAAACTTTGTATCATGCCCAACAGAAAACTTATTCTTGCAAGGACGTCAAGATACGTATCCTAAACGCCGCGGTTTAACACGCGTGAAAGAATTTGTAGATAATGATATCAACGTTGCTTTCGGACAAGATTCAATTGTGGACTTATGGTATCCGGCAGGTTCAGGCAACCTTATGAATATCTTAGATAATGGTCTGCATGCGACACAATTAATGCGCGAACAAGACTTCCCGCGCAACTTTGACCTTATCACTTACAACGGTGCGCAATTAATGCGTATTGAAGATGAATATGGTCTAGATGAAGGCAAACCAGCGAACTTCATCGTCGTTGATGCGCCGACAGTATTTGAAGCACAAAGACGCCGTTCAGACTGCCTTGCTTCAGTACGTAATGGCGAATATCTCTTCAAGAGAGCTTTACCTGAATATGAAACTGAATTAGATGTTACACGTAAAACAAAATAAACATCGTTGATATAAAAATGAGTGGAACAGCATTGATTTGCTGGGCCACTCATTTTTTATGTTCATTTCAGTCTTTTGAATAGGATGTATAAAATCAGACAACCCAGCACAATACCCCCGATGATCGTAAAAATCCAAGTCAGAATGAGACCTGTATGAGATACAGGCTCAACTGTTACACTTGGCGGGTATGCACCTTTTAGAAATTGACGGGGATAATCTGCTTGTACTTTGTCATCCTTCACACTTAAATGATAGCTGTCTTTATCTTTAGGTACGACATCATATAAATCTTGCTTCACGTCGTATTGCTTGCCATCGATTTCGTGTGTGCCTTTACTGAGGACTTTGCGATATTCATAATGCTTCATCGCATCTTTTGTTAAGGCATTAGCCAGTTTTTGACGCGCATGTTTCGCATGTTCGCTTGGATAGGGCAGTACATTGAGGATGACAGTATTGATACGCAGATTGTTTTGTTTTGCGGTCAAAACTAAATTATAGCCGTTTTCGCTTGTGCCGGTTTTCAAACCTTCTGCACTGCTTAAGCCGTCTTTCGCATGCGGTAAAGATAAGTTAGTGTTCTTTAACTTCTTATGGTATTGTTCATCCGTTTCTAATTTAGAGTAATCTAAAACTTTCGTATGTTCTTTAATGAGTTGCTGAGCTAATACAGCAATGTCTTGTGCTGAGCTTTTAGAAGCTGTTTCATGTTTATATTTTTTCGGCGCAAATTGCTTCAGCAACTTATTATTTGCGCCGCTAGGGTTCGTATAATGTGTTTGATGCATTCCCATTGCTTTTGCTTTTTCATTCATCCGATTTGTGAAGTGTTCAATATCGCCGTCGATATGGTCAGCCAAGATTAACGATGCTGCGTTGCTGGATTCTAACATCACTTGTTTAAGCAGCTGATCAATCGTATAAACTTGGTTCTTTTTAACAGGGAAAGTTGTTAAATTCGGTAATTGAGCCATTTCTTCATACTCAGATGTAATTTTGACTTTATCTGTGAGGTGAATCTTGTGATTTTGAACATCTTCTAAAATTAAATAAACCGTCATTAATTTTGCGGTTGATGCAGGATCAAGTTGACGTTGTCCATTGTAATCGTAAAGAATTTGTCCTTGCTGCGTAGTCACATAAGCGCTCTTTG is a window from the Staphylococcus sp. IVB6181 genome containing:
- the pbp4 gene encoding penicillin-binding protein PBP4 — translated: MKKGIGIVLSILILWAMTISQSAQAIETPVEIAKHYHESIDKKYNPKSAYVTTQQGQILYDYNGQRQLDPASTAKLMTVYLILEDVQNHKIHLTDKVKITSEYEEMAQLPNLTTFPVKKNQVYTIDQLLKQVMLESSNAASLILADHIDGDIEHFTNRMNEKAKAMGMHQTHYTNPSGANNKLLKQFAPKKYKHETASKSSAQDIAVLAQQLIKEHTKVLDYSKLETDEQYHKKLKNTNLSLPHAKDGLSSAEGLKTGTSENGYNLVLTAKQNNLRINTVILNVLPYPSEHAKHARQKLANALTKDAMKHYEYRKVLSKGTHEIDGKQYDVKQDLYDVVPKDKDSYHLSVKDDKVQADYPRQFLKGAYPPSVTVEPVSHTGLILTWIFTIIGGIVLGCLILYILFKRLK
- a CDS encoding amidohydrolase family protein, with protein sequence MYSFEEDGKTGRDLVEEALQLGADCVGGIPHNEWSPEDGAESVKEIVRLAVKYDKLIDVHCDETDDAEARYLEQLNAEAMKQGYGPYTTASHTCSFGSADVAYAFRMMGLFRQSGLNFVSCPTENLFLQGRQDTYPKRRGLTRVKEFVDNDINVAFGQDSIVDLWYPAGSGNLMNILDNGLHATQLMREQDFPRNFDLITYNGAQLMRIEDEYGLDEGKPANFIVVDAPTVFEAQRRRSDCLASVRNGEYLFKRALPEYETELDVTRKTK